A single genomic interval of Pseudorca crassidens isolate mPseCra1 chromosome 19, mPseCra1.hap1, whole genome shotgun sequence harbors:
- the CENPX gene encoding centromere protein X isoform X1: MPHPSRRWPPARSSRPPRSSVSRKSRERREDLEETTTPRRLCGGGARAEGPLAGGGGRGSRRRALCRLVGVAREGLRRARSRFIGWGRGGGAPEGAHLGGGHGGNRRRLPEISGDALQLMAELLKIFVVEAAIRSVRQAQAEDLAQVDVEQLEKVLPQLLLDF; the protein is encoded by the exons ATGCCCCATCCCTCGCGCCGCTGGCCCCCCGCTCGCTCGTCACGGCCGCCGCGCTCCTCAGTATCCAGGAAGAGCAGGGAGCGTCGGGAAGACCTGGAGGAAACTACAACTCCCAGGAGGCTTTGCGGAGGAGGGGCGCGCGCGGAGGGTCCATTGGCtggaggcggggggcggggctccAGAAGGCGCGCTCTTTGTCGATTGGTTGGAGTCGCGAGGGAGGGTCTCCGGAGGGCGCGCTCAAGGTTCATTGGCTGGGGACGCGGGGGCGGGGCTCCGGAGGGCGCGCACCTTGGTGGCGGTCATGGAGGAAATCGGCGCCGGCTTCCGGAAA TCAGCGGGGACGCGCTGCAGCTCATGGCCGAGCTGCTCAAGATCTTCGTTGTGG AAGCGGCCATCCGCAGCGTCCGGCAGGCCCAGGCAGAGGACCTGGCCCAAGTGGACGTGGAACAGCTGGAGAAGGTGCTGCCTCAGCTG CTTCTGGACTTCTAG
- the CENPX gene encoding centromere protein X isoform X3: MEEIGAGFRKELVSKLLHLHFKDDKTKVSGDALQLMAELLKIFVVEAAIRSVRQAQAEDLAQVDVEQLEKVLPQLLLDF, translated from the exons ATGGAGGAAATCGGCGCCGGCTTCCGGAAA GAGCTGGTGAGCAAGCTGCTGCACTTGCATTTTAAAGACGACAAGACCAAAG TCAGCGGGGACGCGCTGCAGCTCATGGCCGAGCTGCTCAAGATCTTCGTTGTGG AAGCGGCCATCCGCAGCGTCCGGCAGGCCCAGGCAGAGGACCTGGCCCAAGTGGACGTGGAACAGCTGGAGAAGGTGCTGCCTCAGCTG CTTCTGGACTTCTAG
- the CENPX gene encoding centromere protein X isoform X2, with protein MTLVLHTFRPPWMGSCGRVAEGWVGSLVCGKRERVCRNRAGELVSKLLHLHFKDDKTKVSGDALQLMAELLKIFVVEAAIRSVRQAQAEDLAQVDVEQLEKVLPQLLLDF; from the exons ATGACCCTCGTCCTGCACACCTTTCGTCCTCCGTGGATGGGATCCTGCGGCCGGGTAGCGGAAGGTTGGGTAGGCAGCCTGGTCTGCGGCAAGAGGGAGAGGGTCTGCAGAAATCGGGCAGGG GAGCTGGTGAGCAAGCTGCTGCACTTGCATTTTAAAGACGACAAGACCAAAG TCAGCGGGGACGCGCTGCAGCTCATGGCCGAGCTGCTCAAGATCTTCGTTGTGG AAGCGGCCATCCGCAGCGTCCGGCAGGCCCAGGCAGAGGACCTGGCCCAAGTGGACGTGGAACAGCTGGAGAAGGTGCTGCCTCAGCTG CTTCTGGACTTCTAG